In a genomic window of Caldivirga sp.:
- a CDS encoding ZPR1 zinc finger domain-containing protein, protein MENISDYAEELYELTDECPVCRNKTLGIRGVVYNTPYFGRILLEVMNCSTCGFRYMNITYLDSKGPVKLTYRVTDRVDVERTWIIRSAEAKIYSPDLGFTLSPGSAGEAMITPLEGLIYRLIEYAEAMKGLEGEAEERRRMFIREATDALNGLREFTIVIEDPTGNSIIKPPPGREDRLKEEELKVP, encoded by the coding sequence GTGGAGAATATTAGCGACTACGCGGAGGAGCTTTATGAACTCACCGATGAATGCCCAGTCTGTAGGAACAAGACCCTAGGCATTAGGGGTGTTGTGTATAATACGCCATACTTCGGTAGAATACTCCTGGAGGTAATGAACTGCTCCACCTGCGGCTTCAGGTACATGAACATAACTTACCTTGACAGTAAGGGGCCTGTTAAGTTAACCTACAGGGTTACGGATAGGGTTGATGTTGAGAGGACTTGGATCATCAGGTCAGCTGAGGCTAAGATCTACTCACCTGACCTAGGCTTCACACTTTCCCCAGGCTCAGCCGGTGAGGCAATGATAACCCCCCTAGAGGGCTTGATATATAGGTTAATAGAGTACGCTGAGGCCATGAAGGGGCTTGAGGGAGAGGCTGAGGAGAGGAGGCGTATGTTCATTAGGGAGGCTACGGATGCCCTTAATGGCTTAAGGGAATTCACAATAGTAATAGAGGACCCCACTGGAAACAGTATAATTAAGCCGCCGCCCGGCAGGGAGGATAGGCTTAAGGAGGAGGAGCTTAAGGTGCCTTAA
- a CDS encoding TatD family hydrolase → MSKALPIADNHAHVNPIRGLGPREVARRFRRTGGWFMGVVALLTWDLGLSQGNLSDVDKLYRLTIESAKVIQGEGVKAMAIIGLHPAECVRLLEAGWGINEVREFMVKSIDLAAQYVKRGEAAGIGEVGRPHWEVNANVVGLCNEVVEYAMTVTKDLNAVVHLHLEREGEVTVKSILELTNRAGVRDKWRIILHHASPSMVKPAVDNGLTPSIPVGRRGEFEEAVKLTKALVVESDYADDPRRPGAVIPPWRILSRVNNLLRLNLISEEDVAKMMIDGIERLYGVRYG, encoded by the coding sequence ATGAGTAAGGCCCTGCCAATAGCCGATAACCACGCCCACGTTAACCCAATTAGGGGCCTTGGGCCTAGGGAGGTGGCTAGGAGGTTTAGGAGGACTGGGGGCTGGTTCATGGGTGTGGTTGCCCTGTTGACCTGGGACCTTGGGTTAAGTCAAGGTAACCTTAGTGATGTTGATAAGCTCTATAGGTTAACCATTGAGTCAGCTAAGGTTATTCAGGGGGAGGGAGTTAAGGCCATGGCCATAATTGGCCTACACCCAGCTGAGTGCGTTAGGCTCCTTGAGGCTGGTTGGGGTATTAATGAGGTTAGGGAATTCATGGTTAAGTCAATTGACTTAGCGGCCCAGTACGTTAAGAGGGGGGAGGCTGCTGGCATTGGTGAAGTAGGTAGGCCGCATTGGGAGGTTAACGCTAATGTGGTGGGCCTCTGCAATGAGGTAGTGGAGTACGCTATGACCGTGACTAAGGACCTCAACGCCGTAGTTCACCTACACCTGGAGAGGGAGGGGGAGGTTACCGTTAAGTCAATACTTGAATTAACCAATAGGGCTGGGGTTAGGGATAAGTGGAGGATTATACTTCACCACGCATCACCAAGCATGGTTAAGCCAGCTGTGGATAATGGCCTAACACCCTCAATACCAGTGGGTAGGAGGGGGGAGTTTGAGGAGGCTGTTAAGTTAACTAAAGCCCTGGTGGTGGAGAGCGATTATGCCGATGACCCAAGGAGGCCAGGTGCGGTAATACCACCCTGGAGAATACTAAGCAGGGTTAACAACCTACTTAGGTTAAATTTAATCAGTGAGGAGGATGTGGCTAAGATGATGATTGACGGTATTGAGAGACTGTACGGTGTTAGGTATGGTTAA
- a CDS encoding TA0938 family protein, translated as MIIIVNGRRVGSKETGCALCGATWGEYYEEADGERLFFCCDLCAKGFRSIVNEAKRRNWDHVDEAVINGNFNMGRNCTVKRGGEEYRFYVKFNDDAEISIFRELS; from the coding sequence ATGATAATCATCGTGAATGGGAGGAGGGTGGGAAGTAAGGAGACTGGTTGCGCTCTATGTGGGGCAACATGGGGTGAGTACTACGAGGAGGCTGATGGTGAGAGGCTATTCTTCTGCTGCGACCTATGTGCCAAGGGCTTTAGGAGCATTGTGAATGAGGCTAAGAGGAGGAACTGGGATCACGTCGATGAGGCTGTGATAAACGGTAACTTCAACATGGGTAGAAACTGCACGGTGAAGAGGGGTGGGGAGGAGTATAGGTTCTACGTGAAGTTCAATGACGATGCTGAGATAAGCATCTTCAGGGAGTTGAGCTAG
- a CDS encoding C2H2 type zinc finger domain-containing protein: MPQCPVCRVKFGDWGGVAEHLSYMARTSDGAHVMWLNRNISNSELRPEELEVRLRELFNHGGDLGMWIRRRVIDRFYGENPHPFILAMQRPNRAILLGYVIEHQHFLRN, translated from the coding sequence ATGCCCCAGTGCCCAGTCTGTAGGGTTAAGTTCGGTGATTGGGGTGGTGTGGCTGAGCACCTCAGTTACATGGCTAGGACCAGCGATGGTGCCCATGTGATGTGGCTTAACAGAAATATTTCAAACAGTGAACTCAGGCCTGAGGAGCTTGAGGTTAGGTTAAGGGAGCTGTTTAACCATGGCGGGGACTTGGGAATGTGGATTAGGCGCAGAGTTATTGATAGGTTTTATGGGGAGAACCCACACCCATTCATACTAGCCATGCAGAGGCCTAATAGGGCCATATTGTTGGGTTACGTCATAGAGCATCAGCATTTCCTAAGGAACTGA
- a CDS encoding haloacid dehalogenase — protein MLPNRDTIKAKLREYEDARDRVINTGIRLNRLSKSVIYSVIRNDWEAAGKYLNDMKRELESLMNLIRQYPFYYDKAAVSFQEYAEAYIMYKFNKDGKIPTIEEVGVDELAYLNGLMEFTGELSRKATEELIKDNLDYAIKAKETMEDIYLDMLYMEFRDFEMRKKVDYVANNINWLNEKIFYKTLNRGKQGN, from the coding sequence ATGCTTCCTAATAGGGATACGATTAAGGCTAAGTTAAGGGAGTATGAGGATGCTAGGGACAGAGTAATTAACACTGGCATTAGGTTGAATAGGTTATCCAAGTCCGTGATATACTCAGTGATTAGGAATGACTGGGAGGCAGCTGGAAAGTACCTTAACGACATGAAGAGGGAGTTGGAATCCCTAATGAACCTAATCAGGCAGTACCCATTCTACTACGATAAGGCCGCGGTAAGCTTCCAGGAGTACGCTGAAGCCTACATAATGTACAAGTTCAATAAGGATGGTAAAATACCCACAATTGAGGAGGTTGGGGTTGATGAATTAGCCTACCTAAACGGCCTAATGGAGTTCACGGGTGAATTATCAAGGAAGGCAACAGAGGAGTTAATTAAGGATAACTTAGACTACGCAATCAAGGCTAAGGAAACCATGGAGGACATTTACCTAGACATGCTCTACATGGAGTTCAGGGACTTCGAAATGAGGAAGAAGGTGGACTACGTAGCCAATAACATTAATTGGTTAAACGAGAAAATATTCTACAAGACACTAAACAGGGGGAAGCAGGGTAATTAA
- a CDS encoding TIGR00266 family protein, with protein MEYSILGDDLQLVRVVMGNGEGIYGEGGHLLYKTPTVGITARATGGILAGLKRAVTGASFFVLELTGPGEAAFAGSTPGKVIQVPLGDGESIMAEHGSFLFAENTVKYDASLTHLSVGLFGGEGLFLAKFTGPGNVFLHGTGYVHMIQLEDGVEMNVEAGHLLAFDAGMQYTVKRVGGLRTMLLGGEGLFFVNVRGPGRVWVRSISLAALASALSRDMPCPASCRSEERR; from the coding sequence ATGGAGTATTCGATTCTCGGCGATGACCTGCAGTTAGTCAGGGTTGTGATGGGTAATGGCGAGGGTATTTACGGGGAGGGTGGCCACCTCCTCTATAAGACGCCCACAGTTGGTATAACTGCTAGGGCTACTGGCGGCATATTGGCTGGCTTGAAGAGGGCTGTAACGGGTGCTTCGTTCTTCGTACTTGAGTTAACAGGCCCTGGGGAGGCCGCCTTCGCAGGTAGTACGCCTGGTAAGGTGATTCAAGTGCCTCTTGGTGATGGGGAATCCATAATGGCTGAGCATGGGTCATTCTTATTCGCCGAGAACACTGTGAAGTATGACGCCAGCCTAACCCACCTATCCGTGGGCTTATTCGGCGGTGAGGGCCTCTTCCTAGCTAAATTCACTGGTCCAGGCAATGTCTTCCTCCACGGCACCGGCTACGTCCACATGATTCAACTTGAGGATGGGGTTGAAATGAACGTGGAGGCAGGTCACCTACTAGCCTTCGATGCTGGAATGCAGTACACGGTGAAGAGGGTAGGCGGCTTAAGAACAATGCTACTGGGTGGTGAGGGATTATTCTTCGTTAACGTGAGGGGCCCAGGTAGGGTATGGGTCAGGAGCATCTCCCTAGCCGCACTAGCCTCAGCACTCTCACGTGACATGCCCTGCCCAGCCAGTTGCCGTAGTGAGGAGAGGAGGTAA